The Bacillota bacterium genomic sequence CCGACTGGTATCCGGTTTTTCACATAACCTGCATCACACACCGCCGGGATGCCATCTATCCCGCGACTGTTGTAGGGAAGCCCCCGATGGAAGACTGTTTTCTTGCGAAAGCTACCGAGAGAATTTTCCTCCCCATCATTAAGTTTTATCTTCCCGAAGTGGTTGATTTAAACCTTCCCCTTGAGGGAGTTTTTCATAGCTGCGCGGTTGTCGCAATAGAGAAGAGCTACCCCGGGCACGCGAAAAAGGTAATGTGCGCCCTGTGGGGTCTGGGACAGATGATGTTTACCAAAATGATTATTGTGGTGGATGCCCACGTAAATGTGCACGATATGGCCGAGGTATGGTGGAGGGTTTACAATAATGTGGATCCAAAGCGGGATTTTCTCTTCGTAGAGGGTCCTGTTGAAGTTCTGGACCATGCCTCTCCATTTCCTGCTTACGGTTCCAAGGTGGGGATAGATGCCACCAAAAAGGGTCCCGGTGAAGGGCATTTCAGGGAATGGCCTGAGGAGATCGAGATGTTGCAGGAAATAAAAGAACTGGTCACCGCAAGGTGGCGGGAGTATGGTTTTAACACCTAGGGGGATTTTGGATGGATACTTGGGTTTTTGCAATTACTGGTGCTACGGGAGCAATTTACGCAGAAAAACTCTTAAAAGCTTTAAAAGTGCACAAGACAAGAATTTGTTTAGTCATCACAGAGCCGGGAATGCGTGTGGTCAAAGACGAATTGGGCTGGACGTTGGGCGGAACACCAGAGGAAATCGAACGGAAGCTCAGGGGTTATTTGGGATACGCCCCCAGGGATGATTCTCTTTCCTACTTTGACTGGCGGGATGTTGGTTGCTGTCTTGCAACCGGATCTTTTCCAACAAAAGGAATGCTCGTAGTTCCCTGCAGCATGGCTACCCTTGCGGGGATTGCAGGAGGCATGTCCCGGAACCTCGTAGAGCGGGCTGCAGATGTGACGCTGAAAGAAAGGCGCCCGCTGGTGCTTGTGCCGCGCGAAACGCCGCTCAACCCCATCCAGATCAGGAACATGCTTACCCTCGCGGAAATCGGTGTTCATATCGTCCCTCCGATGCCCGCCTTTTATTTCGGCCCCCGGAGTATCGAGGACCTGGTAGAATTTTTTACAGCGCGCCTTCTCAATTTAATAGGGTACGAGCACCGTTTTCCTTAACCGAACAGAAAATTGAAAAAAGTTTCATGCTGCGCTTGAAAGGAGTTTGCCGAGGGTTCCCGAATTATTTCTTTGACGATTTTCTTCAGGTGGGGCTAATGAATTACCGGGATATTTTAAAAGAGATTTTCAGCGATCTGGCATATGTGGAAACCGAGTTGGAAAGGTATGCCCTTACCTCAAAGACCGTTTTGGGGGAGTCCGCAGGCCATTTGCTCAGGGCCGGCGGAAAAAGGCTGCGCCCCGCCTTTGTCCTTCTTGCCGGGAAGTTTTCTAATTATATACTCGAACGCCTGGGGCCGCTTGCAGTCGCGATTGAGTTGATTCACATGGCAACCCTCGTGCACGATGACATCATTGACGGTGCTCCCACGCGCCGGGGCCTGCCCACGGTGAGGGCGCGGTGGGGAGATCCCGTTGCTTTGTATACCGGGGATTACCTTTTTGCCCAGGCCCTGACACTTGTTGCCAGGCACGGAAACGCTCAGATTGCCCGGATCCTTGCTGAGGTAAGCCTTAAAATGTGCGAAGGTGAAATTGAGCAGATTGAAACAACCGGAAAACTCGATCAGGGGGTTCGTGCTTACCTGCGGCGAATCAAACGAAAAACGGCTCTTCTCATTTCTTCTTGCTGCCTGATCGGTGCTGTGGCCAGCGACGCCCCGCCTGTTGTTGGGAGATGTTTGAAGAATTACGGCTATTATATAGGAATGGCATTCCAGATTAGCGATGATATTCTTGATTTTGTGGGGAATGAAGAAACTTTTGGGAAGCCTGTCGGGAGCGACCTGCGCCAGGGAATTATCACCCTGCCCGTCATTTATGCTTTAAAGGATGAAACCTGGGGGCCCCGGTTGGCGCAGCTTATTTTAAGCGAAAATAAAGGAGAGCCGGAATGGGAAGAGATCTTGGAGTTGATTAGGGTTTCGGGTGCCCTGGAATCTGCACAGAACCTCTGCAATCAATACCTTGCCAAGGCAAAACAGCAGCTTGCACTGCTCCCAGATCTCCCGCCCCGGCAAATTCTAGCTGCAATCACGGATTTTGTCGGAAACCGGGATTTTTAAACTCAGTAAGGGAGGGGATAGCATGACGGAAAAAGAACTTCATGAGGCAGAACAGGAAGCGATGCCTTTGCTGAAACACCTTGAAGAACTCCGGAAGGTCATTATTGTTTCCCTTGTTGCAGTTGGCATTGCCAGCATCGCCTCCTTCTTTTTTGTGGACCAGATTCTGGCGGTTCTTACAAAGCCCGTCCGGGATCTGGGCCATGATATTGTATTTACCGCAATGACGGAGGGCATCTTCACTAAATTCAAGGTTGCCCTGCTGGCGGGGGTGATTGCCGCCTCTCCTGTTATACTCTGGCAGTTCTGGCGCTTTTTAGTTCCTGCTCTTTACCCTCATGAAAAAAGGTACATCCTCAGACTTGTTCCCATTTCCATTTTGCTTTTTGCAGGGGGGGTTGTTTTTGCTTATTTTGCAGTTTTCCCGGTGGCGGTTTTCTTTTTAATCAAGCTTGCCGGGGAATTCGAGCCGATGCTGACAATAAGCAAGTATTTTTCCTTCACCCTGACCTTTTTAATTCCTTTCGGGCTAATTTTTGAGCTGCCTTTAATTGTCTATTTTCTCGCCCAAATCGGGGTGATTACCCCCGAATGGCTGGTGCGAAATCGGAAATATTCAATTGTTTTCACGTTCATCCTTGCGGCGATCCTGACCCCGGGCCCGGATCCTCTCTCCCAGTCAATTATGGCGGCACCGATGCTTGTTCTTTACGAAGTGGGGATTCTTGTGGCTAAAGTAGTAGCCAGAAAGAGGCATGCCCGGTTTAGCGAACTCGCAGAGGAGGAAGGTACTATTTGATAGGACAACTATTTTGAATTTTTGGAATAATTCCCTCTGAAGGGGGGACCTTTTTATTTCTGTACAAAGCAGGAATTTTTAAGTAGCTGACGAATATTATACAGGGACTGTTGTCTTAGATTTATTTTCTTAAAATTGCTCATTTTAATTGTATTTAATTACAAATGATGGGGGGTGAAAAAAACTCAGGAGCGGGGAGGTTTTTTGTTTTCAAGACCGGGAAACGAAAAGGCGCAGTTCGTTGAAAGAGGGGCCTTTTTCCGAAAAAGGGTTCCTTCAGTGCCCAAAAAAGAAAAAAGGAGTGAGGGATTAGGTGAGACTGACAAGGCGCGAATTCCTCAAGATCTCTGGCGCCGCGGTTGCCACCTTGCCGGCCCTCGGTTTCGACCTCGCGCCTGCATGGGCTCAGGTTGGAGAGTTCCGGATCAAGAACGTTCAACCGGTTCCTACAATTTGCCCTTATTGCGGGTGCGGTTGTGGTTTAGTAGTATATGCTGCAGAGGGAAAGGTCATCAATACCGAGGGTGATCCTGATCACCCCATTAATCAGGGGTCCACATGCAGCAAGGGGGCCGCGCTTTACCAGATTTATGACAACACGCGGCGGATGCGGAAGCCTCTTTACCGTGCGCCGGGAAGCGACCATTGGGAGGAAAAGGACTGGGACTGGGTTTTAGAAAAAATTGCACAAAAAGTCAAGGAAACTCGTGATTCCAGCTTTATCTCAAAGGAGAAAGTAAAAACAAAGGATCCCGAAACCGGGGCGGAAAAAGAGGTAGAAGTTACTGTTAACAGGACGGAAGCCATAGCCAGCCTGGGCGGGGCGGCTCTGGATAACGAGGAGTGCTACCTTATATCAAAGTTAATGCGGAGTCTCGGGGTGGTGTTCCTCGAGCATCAAGCACGGATATGACACTCTCCGACGGTTGCCGGTCTGGCACCAACTTTTGGCAGAGGTGTAATGACAAACCACTGGAACGACTTGCAGAATACCGACTGTGCGTTGATCATCGGGAGCAACGCTGCGGAAAACCACCCGATGTCTTTTAAGTGGCTGACAGCAGCCAGAGAGAAGCGGGGGGCCAAGATTATCCACGTAGATCCACGTTTTACCCGGACTTCGGCAATGGCGGATATCTATGCACCACTCCGTTCGGGTACAGATATTGCTTTTATCGGGGGCTTGATTAATTACGTTATTCAAAACAAGCTCTACCACCACGACTACGTAGTAAATTATACCAATGCTGCTTTTATCATCGATGACGGGTTTGATTTCAAAGACGGGATCTTCAGCGGATATGACCCTGAGAAGAGGAAATACGATCAGAAAACCTGGACATATAAAACCGATGCCGAGGGAAAACCGCTCAAAGACCCGACACTACAGCACCCGCGCTGCGTCTTCCAGCTTCTCAAAAAACATTATGAACGGTACGATGTAGATACTGTCTGCAAGATCACAGGAACTCCGAGAGATCTTTATTTAAAGGTAGCGGAAGCTTTCGGGGCAACAGGGGCGCCGGATAAGTCCGGAGTAATCATGTATGCGATGGGGACAACCCAGCATACAGTAGGCTCCCAGAACGTCCGGAGCTATGCAATTCTCCAGTTGCTGCTCGGCAATATCGGGGTGCCGGGAGGAGGCATCGCGGCGATGCGGGGCGAATCCAACGTCCAGGGCTCCACGGATATGGGGCTCCTCAGCCATTACCTTACAGCTTACAACCCGGCGCCTACGAACGATCCGGCATACGCAACCCTCGAAGGCTACGTCAAGAAGGAGACCCCGAAGGCAGGCTTCTGGAGCAACAGGCCCAAGTTCCTCATCAGTATGCTGAAGTCGTGGTTCGGAGATGCTGCTACCAGGGAAAACGAATTCGCTTACCAGTACCTTCCCAAGCGCGATGCCAACCGGAACTACACCCATATCGGCTTATTTGAGGCGATGTACGACGGCGTTATTAAAGGGCTCTTTGTTTTTGGTTCAAATCCTGTTGTCGGAGGCCCCAACGCCAATAAAGAGGCCAAGGCTCTGGAAAATTTAGACTGGATGGTGGCCGTTGACCTCTGGGAAACGGAAACATCTGCCTTCTGGTCTCGAGAGGCCGGTGTTGATCCCGCAAAAATCAAGACAGAGGTTTTCTTCCTCCCTGCCTGTTCGTCTTTTGAAAAGCAGGGAACGGTTACAAACAGCGGGCGCTGGGTGCAGTTCCGCTGGAAGGCCGTCGACCCCGTTGGCGAATCGCGCAGCGACCTCGAAATTGTTTACGAACTGGGCAAAAGAATTAAGAGTTTGTATGCAGGGAGCACGAAACCGGAAGATAAGCCAATCATCGATCTCACCTGGAACTACAGCGAGGAGGAAGAGAAGCTTTTAGATGAAGTCCAGCGGGAGATCAACGGCTATGACCTGACTACCGGGAAGCTTATGGAGAAATTCGGAGATCTTAAAGATGACGGGACTACCTCCAGCGGCGTCTGGGTCCTCTGCGGCATGTACACGGAGGAGGGGAACAAAACCCAGAAGCGGGACAACAGAGATACTACCGGCATTGGTCAGTATCCCAATTGGGCCTTTGCCTGGCCGATTAACAGGCGGATCGTTTATAACAGGTGTTCTGCAGATCTGGAGGGCAGACCCTGGTCTGAGATTAAGAAGCTGATTTGGTGGGATCCCACCAAAGGCGATCCGGCCAAGGGCGAGAAAGGAAAATGGGTAGGCTTCGATGTGCCTGATTTCAAGCCGACGCTGGCACCTTCGGATCCGGGCGGAAAAGAACCCTTCATCATGAAGGACGACGGTGTGGGCGGCCTCTTTGCGAAAATGGCCGATGGACCCTTCCCCGAGCACTACGAACCCTGGGAGAGCCCGGTGCCAAATCTCCTCTCTTCAGTTCAGCTGAACCCGGCTGTGAAGATCTGGAATACGCCTATGAACGAGCAGGGTACCCCTGATAAATATCCGATTATCGGGACAACATATCGGGTTTCTGAGCACTGGCAGGCCGGGGCGATGACGCGCAACTTGCCGTGGCTCGCAGAGCTAATGCCGAATGTGTTTGTGGAGATGAGCGAAGAGCTGGCCGAAGAAAAAGGAATTAAAAATGGAGATGTGGTTACAGTAGAATCGGCGCGCGGGAAGGTAACTGCTATCGCCTGTGTCACCAGGCGGTTCAAGCCCTTCAATATAAACGGGAAGAAGATCCACCAAATCGGAATTCTCTGGCATTATGGGTACAAGGGCGTGGCTACTGGCGATCCGGCAAACAGGCTGACTCCCCATATCGGTGATGCCAACACGACAATTCCGGAATATAAGGCTTGGCTCTGCAATGTCTACAAGGGGGTGAGCTAAAGTGGCGTATCTGGGATTACTCATCGATACAACAAAGTGCATCGGCTGCCGGGGGTGCCAGGTGGCCTGCAAGCAGTGGAACCAGCTCCCTGCTGAGCCCACTACCTTTAAGGGAACATACCAGAATCACCCGGACCTGACGGCAAATAACTTTACCATTGTGGCGTATAACGAGTACGAAGAAAACGGGCAGCTAAAGTGGTACTTTGCGAAGCGCCAGTGCATGCACTGCCTGGACCCCGCCTGCATGAAGGTGTGCCCTCGGAAGGCGATTTCGCGAACGGAGACGGGCGCGGTTGTCCGGGATATGACCAGGTGCGTGGGTTGCCAGTACTGTACTTATGCCTGCCCCTTCCATGTGCCTAAGTACAATGCTGCAATTGATAAAGTAACCAAATGCTCCCTGTGTGCAAACAGGGTTGCTGAAGGGCTGGCTCCTGCCTGTGTTAAAGCATGTGTAACCGGTGCACTCCAGTTCGGGAAGAGGGAGGAGCTTTTGGCCCTGGCAAAAGAGCGGGTGAACTCCCTCCTTCCCAGTTGTCCGCAGGCAAATGTCTATGGGGAAACCGAGGTTGGAGGAACAAATGTTTTGTACGTCCTTGCAGATCGCCCCAGCAAATATGGTCTCCCCGAAGATCCCAAGGTTTCGCCTGTTACGATTGCCTGGAACGATTACATTAAACCTTACGGGCCGTGGCTGATTGCCCTCACCGCAGCGGGTTCGGTTCTGAGTTTCTTCACAACCCGCCTGATGGGGGCCGGCAAAGCTGCCCACGAGGAGGAAAAACTCCATGGCTAAGAGCGAAGAGAGAATTCTCAAGTGCAGCGGCGGGGCGCGGTTTGTCCACTGGAGCCATACCATTTGCTGGTTTATCTTGCTCTTAACGGGTCTGGTGATGTTCTCTTCTAAGTGGTGTGGTTGGCTTGCGCCGGTTTTTGGAGGAGTAAACGGGGCAAATCTGGTACACAGAATCATGGCAGTCATCTTTATCGCAATTCCCTTAATTGGGCTTCTGCTGAGGCCGCGCAGCTTCGTAAACTGGATGAAGGAAGCAGCCAGTTGGGGCAAAGACGAAATTGAGTTCATGATGAAGTTTCCCCTTGATTTTCTGGGTTTTCCTGTCAAGATGCCGCCCCAGGGCAGGATCAATGCCGGTCAGAAAATAAATTCTTTCCTTTTTCCGCTGATGGGCTTACTCATCGCCTTAAGTGGAATCGTCATGTGGTTTCCTGGCAATTTTCCTGCCTGGCTGGTTCGCCTTGCCTATCCTGTTCATGACGTTGCCTGGATCATTGGGACCGCCCAGCTTATGTTTCACGCTTATCTGGGTTCCCTTCACCCTGGTTCTGGTGAGTCTTTCTGGGCGATGTTCGGCGATGGAAAGGTGAGAGCCAGCTGGGCTAAGCACCACCATACAAAGTGGTACCAGGAGCTTTATGGAAAGGATTGATGCTTTTTAAAATTTCAAAGAGGGGGTTGGGAAAGCACCCCCTCTTTTATTCTGTTATTTCTTGCCAGAACTGCGAGGAGGGACTGTCTTGACAGAGCTCAACAATATCATCGAGGGCGCCTTTAACCTGTTTGCCGAACTGCTTGCGCTTCAGGAAAGTTACCTGCCGAAAATTTCCCACTTTCAACCCTCTCTTTCTCAAGAAGAGGTTGAACGGCGCCTGGGCCAGGGTGAAAATCTCTTGAGTTTCTATTTACCCCTTGTTGATCTTTGTTTGTGTTCCGAGCTGCAGCAGGAAATTTGCCGTTTAGTCTCGAAACACCGACCTGAAAAAAATTTTGAGCTTGAAAAAATCGGTGCATATCTGGCTGCCCATCCCCGGGTTTACGAAGATTTTCTCAAGCAAAACAGGAGTTTTTCTCCCCCTGCTGATTTGCGGGAGGAAACCGAACTTCTAGACTTCATTGTTTACCAGACCATGCGCCCCTTTCTGCAAAAGTTTGCTCTTCAGGCTCGTTCTTTGATTCAGGACGAGCAATGGATGCGAGATTACTGCCCTGTTTGCGGCGAAAAACCCCTCCTTTCTTACCTCCGGAGGGAGGATGGGAAGAGAGTGCTGGTATGCCCTCTCTGCGCTACGGAGTGGTGCTACCGCTACCTTGTCTGTACCTGGTGCGGCAACGAGGAGCACAGGAGTTTCAGGTATTTTGAAGTGGCCGAAATCACGGGGTACGAAGTCTACGTTTGCGAAAAATGCCGGGGTTACCTGAAAACTTATAATGAGAAAAAGGGAACAGGGCATGATGACTGGGTGCTGGAGGATGTCAGGACCTTATTGCTGGATATGATCGCCTTTCGAGAAGGATTTACGCGTCCCGGAGGCAAAATACTTCAATAAAGTTGGGAGATCTCCCTGAAAAGCGGGGAAACCTTATGGAGCAGGCAAATCTCTATCCCGTTTGCTTGAAGCTGGAGGGGCAGAAGTGCCTGGTTGTCGGCGGTGGAAAGGTTGCCCAGCGGAAGGTAGCGGGGCTAAAAAGATGCGGAGCGGCGATCTTTTTGGTCAGCCCCAGATTAACTCCGGTTCTGGCCCGGGCGGCCGCGCGGGGGGATTTTCAGTACTTCCGCAGGGGGTTTGAAGAGCGTGATCTTGAGGGGATGCGGCTGGTGATCGCTGCTACCGATAACCGGGCATTAAATGCGCAAATTGCAAGAATGTGTGAGGAACGGGGAATTCTGGTCAACGTTGCAGATAATCCGGCCTTAAGCACCTTTTTCGTTCCTGCATATTTTCACCGGGGCCCCCTCTGCATCAGCATTTCTACAGGGGGAAAGAATCCTCTGCTCGCACGCCGCCTCCGGGAATTTTTGCAGACCGAAATAGGCCCCGAATTCGGAGAACTCGCCCTTTTACTGGGAGCTTTGAGAGAGCAGATTCGGGTCAAGATTCCCGATCAATTCCAGCGTCAAAAGGTTTGGGAAAAAATTTTAACCCGGGATATAATTAACCAGCTAAAAGGAGGAAATATAGAACTCCTGAAGGAGCAGGTGGAGGCATGTTTATCGCTGCTGTTGGAATAAATCACCGAACGGCTCCCGTAGAGGTGAGGGAAAAACTTGCTTTTGGGAAAACAGGTCTCATTCCGGTCCTCCTGGAAGTCAAAGAATTGCCGCCCGTGCACGGCTGTGTTGTTCTTTCAACCTGCAACCGCACGGAAATTTATGCTGCCGTAACCCAAATTAAAGAAGGACTTAAAGCTCTGGGAGATTACCTCCAAAACAAGGCGCAGCTCACTGACAGGGAGGCCTCCCGGTTTTTCCAGAGCTGGACCTGTTACGAAGCCATCAATCATTTGTTCCGTGTTGCTGCAGGTCTTGATTCCATGATCCTCGGTGAGACGGAGATCCTTGGGCAGGTTCGTGAAGCTTACGAACTGGCCTGCAGGCTGAAGGTTGGAAACAATGTTGTCAACACTCTTTTTCAGGAAGCAATCAGGATTGGAAAGCGCGTCCGGACCGTCACCGGGATCGATCAGCACCCGGTTTCGGTTAGCTATGCCGCCGTGGAACTCGTCAAACAAACATTTGGTGATCTGCGGGGGTGTACCGTTCTCATCATTGGAGCAGGGGAGATGGGTGAACTTACTTTAAAACACCTGGTGGCCCAGGGTGTCAGTACTATCCTGGTCTCAAACCGTTCATTTGAACGGGCAGAAGCCCTGGCCCGGGTCTACGGCGGGGAGGCGATCCGGTACGACCTTCTTTTCTCTCAACTGGAGCGCGCGGATATCATCATCGGCTGCACGGCCGCGCCTCACTTTGTCATCACCGCCGGGCAGGTTCGCCAGGCTGTGGCCGCAAGGAGAGGGCGCCCCCTTTTTTTCCTTGATATTGCCGTTCCCCGGGATATCGATCCCTCTGTCGGAAAAATTCCCGGAGTGGTGCTCTACGATATTGATGACCTGGAGCACGTTGTGCTTGAACATATGGATGAGCGCAAGAAAGCTGCGGCGGCGGCCGAGGAAATGATCAAAGAGGCCGTCGGGGAGTTTCTGAGGTGGCTCAGTTCGCTGTCGGTTGTTCCGACCATCAAAGCCCTCCGGGCAAAGGGGGAAGCCATTAAAGAGGCGGAATTGAAGCGGTATTTGAATCGTTTGGGAAAATTGGACGCGCGCTCCGAAAAATTAATCCGCGCCCTGGCCCACTCTTTAATGAACAAATTCTTGCATACACCGATCGTGCGTTTAAAAGAATATGCCGGCACCCACGAGGGCCATCTGTACAGCCAGGTGCTGGAAAACTTATTTGACCTGGAAGTGGAGTGCGATGAAAGCGGGACATTTTCTCCGGAAGTTCAAAGCTGCGAAGTGTGATCGGCAGGTGAAGGGAGGGAGAGTTTCTTGTATTATCCTCAGTTGAGATTGCGCCGGCTGCGTCAGAGTCCTGCCTTGCGCGAGCTGGTTCAGGAAACAAGGCTTACCGTGCAGGACCTGATCTACCCCCTTTTTGTCTGCCCCGGGACTGGATGCAAGGATCCTGTTCTTTCTATGCCCGGCGTTTTTCGCTTTTCCCCTGATTTGCTCTTGCAGGAGGTGGCAGCAGCACGGGAGGTTGGAATTCTGGCGGTTCTGCTCTTCGGCATTCCTGAGGGGAAGGATGAGGCAGGGACGGGGGCTTATGACGAACAGGGGGTTGTTCAGGAGGCGGTTCGCTTGCTGAAAGCCCACTTTCCGGATTTAATCGTGATTACCGATGTCTGTCTCTGCGGCTACACCAGCCACGGCCACTGCGGCGTAATCAGGGACCGGGTAGTTGCCAATGACGAAACACTTCCCCTTTTGGCTCAAACCGCCCTTTCCCACGCCCGGGCTGGAGCGGATGTTGTCGCACCTTCAGATATGATGGATGGGCGCGTCAAGGCAATCCGCGAAAAATTAGATTACCACGGCTTTTCCCATATTCCCATCCTTTCCTACGCAGCCAAGTTTGCCTCTTCTTTTTACGGGCCCTTCCGGGAGGCTGCCGCTTCGGCGCCGGCCTTCGGGGACCGGCGCTCTTATCAGATGAATCCGGCAAACCGGAGAGAGGCTTTGCAGGAGGTTTTGCTGGACTTGGCCGAGGGGGCAGACATGGTCATGATAAAACCGGCTCTGGCCTACCTCGATATCATCCGGGAGGTTCGGGAACGAGTGCTTTGTCCACTTGTTGCCTACAATGTAAGCGGGGAGTATTCTCTGGTGAAAGCTGCCGCAGCCCAGGGCTGGATTGACGAAAAAAGCACGGTGCTTGAAATTCTTACCGGAATTAAGCGGGCAGGTGCGGATTTGATTGTTACTTACCATGCCAGAGACGCAGCCCACTGGCTGCGTGAGGTAAGCTAAACAGAAGTGTGGTGCAGTCTTCTGCCAAATGGATTATGGACTTTTTATTAAGAAAATCGGAAGCATTACCGGGATTGATTTAACCAGCTACAAACGCCCTCAAATGGAGCGCCGCATTAACTCACTAATGCGCGCCCAGGGTTTTCACAATTATCTTGAATACCTTCACGAATTGCAGAAAAATCCTGTGCAGCTGGAAAAGCTTCTCAACCACCTGACCATCAATGTTTCCGAATTTTACCGGAATCCTCCTCAATGGGAGGTTTTAAAAACCAGGATCCTTCCGGAAATTTTAAAGGTTAACCCACGCCCCAAGACCTGGAGCGCGGGTTGTGCTACAGGGGAAGAGCCTTATACGCTTGCCTTGGTCTTGCGGGAAAGTGTTGCTGGGCCCTTCCCCCGGATTTTAGCTACAGATATTGATGAGAGGGTGCTTGCAAAAGCAAGAGCCGGTATTTATCAAGAAAAAGCGGTTGCCAACGTTCCCAAGGAGCAGTTGAGAAAATATTTTTTGCAGAGCGGTGATACTTACCAGATTAAGGATGAAATTAAAAAACTGGTTAATTTTCAGCGCCACGACCTCCTCAAAGATCCCTTTGATTCCTTTTTCGATTTGATTCTCTGCAGAAATGTTGTTATTTACTTTACCGAGGAGGCAAAGGAGCTTCTCTATAAGCGATTTCGGGACGCCCTGCGGCCGGGGGGTGTTCTCTTCACCGGCAGCACAGAACAAATTTTCCAGGCCTCCCAGCTCGGATTGGAGGCCGTTGCATCATTTTTTTACAGAAGGGTCCTTTAAATTCAAATTTTTTCCTGGACAAGGTATGCTTTTGTTCTCTTGATTCCGAATGCCAGGGCGCGGTTGTGGCTTTCCATGAACAGGTCGATTCGCTTGCCCTTGATTGCGCCGCCGGTATCCTCTGCAATGAAGG encodes the following:
- a CDS encoding glutamyl-tRNA reductase, with amino-acid sequence MFIAAVGINHRTAPVEVREKLAFGKTGLIPVLLEVKELPPVHGCVVLSTCNRTEIYAAVTQIKEGLKALGDYLQNKAQLTDREASRFFQSWTCYEAINHLFRVAAGLDSMILGETEILGQVREAYELACRLKVGNNVVNTLFQEAIRIGKRVRTVTGIDQHPVSVSYAAVELVKQTFGDLRGCTVLIIGAGEMGELTLKHLVAQGVSTILVSNRSFERAEALARVYGGEAIRYDLLFSQLERADIIIGCTAAPHFVITAGQVRQAVAARRGRPLFFLDIAVPRDIDPSVGKIPGVVLYDIDDLEHVVLEHMDERKKAAAAAEEMIKEAVGEFLRWLSSLSVVPTIKALRAKGEAIKEAELKRYLNRLGKLDARSEKLIRALAHSLMNKFLHTPIVRLKEYAGTHEGHLYSQVLENLFDLEVECDESGTFSPEVQSCEV
- the hemB gene encoding porphobilinogen synthase; translation: MYYPQLRLRRLRQSPALRELVQETRLTVQDLIYPLFVCPGTGCKDPVLSMPGVFRFSPDLLLQEVAAAREVGILAVLLFGIPEGKDEAGTGAYDEQGVVQEAVRLLKAHFPDLIVITDVCLCGYTSHGHCGVIRDRVVANDETLPLLAQTALSHARAGADVVAPSDMMDGRVKAIREKLDYHGFSHIPILSYAAKFASSFYGPFREAAASAPAFGDRRSYQMNPANRREALQEVLLDLAEGADMVMIKPALAYLDIIREVRERVLCPLVAYNVSGEYSLVKAAAAQGWIDEKSTVLEILTGIKRAGADLIVTYHARDAAHWLREVS
- a CDS encoding protein-glutamate O-methyltransferase CheR, with protein sequence MDYGLFIKKIGSITGIDLTSYKRPQMERRINSLMRAQGFHNYLEYLHELQKNPVQLEKLLNHLTINVSEFYRNPPQWEVLKTRILPEILKVNPRPKTWSAGCATGEEPYTLALVLRESVAGPFPRILATDIDERVLAKARAGIYQEKAVANVPKEQLRKYFLQSGDTYQIKDEIKKLVNFQRHDLLKDPFDSFFDLILCRNVVIYFTEEAKELLYKRFRDALRPGGVLFTGSTEQIFQASQLGLEAVASFFYRRVL